The DNA segment TCGTACTTGTATTTGTGCGCAAAAgcctgcactataatatctctgaCATAGTTACTGAAAGTTGACACTCAATTTCGAAGTTCATATAGATTTCATATTGACAACACAAAAAAGGTAGTTAAAAATCTAGaaaattgatgattttttaaaaatcttgCATGAGATTGTACAGGAGCAAGGCTTCATTATCATTTATGTTATGGGTGAATAATTATAACAGTGTATTTATGCTTTTACCGTCAAGCTCATCTAGAAATTTGTattctttaacaaaaaaaaagataaaactttttaagtacatttttcatttaagcCTTTTTCATGTCATACATTgtggatatttaaaaaatatttttattattgttttaattaatttaaatacacaaatatttagtatatcatgTCTATGatgcaatattaattttaatattcatatagtAGTGCTCTGTGCTTAGTCAGGCAATGAGCAAACTAAGGAGTACTGGTGgtagttttgtgcaagctcatctaggtaggtactacccactcatcagatattctaccgcaaaacagcagtacttggtattattgtgttccggtttgaagggtgaatgagccagtttaattacaggcacaagggacataccatcttagttcccaaggttggtggtgcattagtgatgtaagtgatggttaacatttcttacaatgccaatgcctatgggtgtCAGTGACcgcttacgatcaggtggcccatatgctcgtccgccttgatattctataaaattaaaaatgtccaTACAAGGACATCTGCATATTGTCACGCTGGTCTTTGCGAGAATTAAAGAAAACATAGCAAGCtacagattaaaattataatttaatttttcatttgcaTTTGTGAACTGTCTTTATTTGTGTAGAAGAACAGTTCTTAAGAGTCATTATCCAAGAAATGTAAAATTGATGCaatatgcatttttatttttatgaatttgttCACTGTTGTAGAGCTATGATATTGCAAAATACTTAAGTGGAAGTAGAAtggaaatatttactaaaaggAATCTGATTAGATCCTCATGTTCTATCCACTGGTTAAAGCATGCCTATgctcattatattataagatttaaaaaataattataataaaatctttcattatatattttcctcTTTCCATCTCTCTATCCACTCGACAATTGTATTAACATTGGAATGCAACTGATCTTCAGTGTTATTTTGTAGTTGTTGAACAATCTCTGATTTGTATGATGACTGTGCCTCTTCCAGCAATGTCTCAAATATTTCACATTGTATATTATCTTCTAATTTTTTTCCAGTGTAACCtctaaaaaattatgtattttttaagcaaatagAATACAAACAACATTATAAAATAGGACTTGTTAGTGTTActaatattctaatttttaaCCTCTAATTAATGGGCAAGTTTACAAATAAGTAATGATTAtagagaaaattaattaaagacaaaatttaaaaatagaatagatGATTCAATACCAAAATAATTGcaaactaaaaacaaaacattaggAATCTTTGACCAACAGAAGCAGCAGCCAACTgcacattaaaacaaaatcaaacttACTTTTACGAATATCAAACTGTCATTACACTTCACAGattctaattaaaattgacACTTTTGTCCAAAGCAAAAGTTCATCACATAAAGGTTTTAATGCTTGGGTATTTTTCTGTGTGAAACAAGCAACAAACTGAATAACTAACTTACTATTGAACCTGATATTTACCTAGCTGATAATCTATCATACAGTGCAGTGTTATTTGTTCTTATGACAAAGACTCCATCAAACCATCTCTCCGGAAAGAACTCACAGCCATGATAGTCAACAATGTTACCTCCTTTTGCCATCATACCTTCCATTATGTCTAAcaactataaataaagtaacaaaatacttttgtaataatatgtataggaacttaaaaattaaaacaatgtaaatatgattaaaaagaaatgttaataagtaataaaaatcttattgtaATTTTAGCTAAAGcacaaaagttttataattacctTATCTTCATTCAGAAATGGGCATTGGTAATCTGGATCATACTCATCTAAGCAATTGTACTCTTCAGCAAGCTTAGATACTTCTCTCCATGAAAACTTTGCTTTCTCCGAGAGTAGACGGGAAATTGTAGATTTGCCGACACCCGGAgtacctaaaataaaataaagcacctattattattataggtagTTATTATAAGATGtcacattttaaatgaaatagtttATTGCAATATAAAGACTATACTAACCGGTAATCAATATATTAGGTTGAGTTCTTCgtattactttcatttttaaGCCTAAAAAGAATTACAAATGATAAACAATAAACACATGGCAAACTGGCATGGAAGTTGGAACTTAAACATTAACATTTGTCAGTTCAGACTTCAGTTTgtcatataatttgtataaaaagtgatttcaattatcattattttcgaTTTGAAAACCAATTAATCATTCCAATTTGATTTTTGCaaaagcaatattaaattatttacctttggtattatttgattatttcatTGATTGCAAAAAAAAACGAGTTTGAATCGATGTTTTAATGctgtaaatacaaaataatcatattatactgAATTCCATCCCAAAtagtaaatactaataattaaaaatattaaccaggTTAAGAGAACATTTGTTTTGCATTTTCTATTTTGCAagtctatttattatttctggcgtaaaagaaattattgaagACGAACCGAAGCgataattttttgaaatttttgaaCGGATGAAAAATCGTGAATTGATAGTTCGAGTATTATGTATATCTGAATCGATACTTGTGATCATCGAGTCAAGTACAAAGCTCATCCCTAATACATTTTGAGGTTagagttttaaaatgaaaatacaaattcacaatattaaaaactatttattaaaatttgagaaataaaacaaaatatgaagaTATATAGACCGCGGGGGATATCTAAAGGTCAAATTGTATTGGTAACTGTTCTGGGTGTCTTTAGTGGTTTTTATATTTGGCGACCATTATTTGATGAGCTTTTTCCAAGgaagaaaaaagaaattaagaGCGACACGGAAAATcctttaaatcaataaaatgggTATGCTAAGAACCTGGGTTGCTTCGTCCAGCCCAATTGTGAAAATGTTGATGGCTATATCAATAACCTCTATGTTGGCTGTAGGACACAAATTGTATTTATCACCTTATCTTAGAAAACAGAGACACCTTCGAGCAGAAGACTGGGCTAATACGTTAATAGAACAAGAAGAAAATTTAAGAAATGctactgaataaataaaaagttcctTAATGATTACTAAACTTAATAACAAAAgtttaatatacttatgtaatttTGTGTTCTGTGTATAGTTTCACTTTGTAGTGTTTGTAAAACTTAAATGGAtccaaataaagtatttaatgttaCCATATGTTTGTCATTATAAActataactaatttaatataagtaacagCATACCGCTGGACAACTGTTCATATAGTTCAAATAAGAAACTGTAGTCTATTTTACTACAATACTAGCGTTTTCTGATGCGAATGGATGAattatactgtttattttaGATAACTGACAaccgaataaaaaatatctgacCGATAAAACTGTTGTTCTTAAATGCTACACCAtgccacatatatttttaaatgatttgacTAATTTAAATCCATTGATGGTATATATCCAGACAAACTTTTgagatattgaaattttaaaattgtaaataaaattgtgaacAAGCTGTATAAAAGCTGCTagctaaaattaaatagttttattatttctatttttccaTTCATtcataaaacgattttattctTTTGAGTACAAGCAAGCTGTAAATTGACCGAAAACTAAATAATCGAACAAGTAATTTTTACTCGTTTTATAATGGCTTTgtcagaaaaaatatttttcattcatattGGACTCTTGCTTTGAAAGTACCTAATGTGCTTTATTAAGAGAAAGTAACGTGTATTGGCAGTTAAATTATTcagattaaaaatgaaacataactcaaatgttatcttttatttgTTACTATATAACACGTGTTACCCctgtcaatatatatttttaaaagataatttgatAACTTTTTGATCAGCAAGATTAACCAATTTAACATTTTGTAATATCTGATGGgttgaataaaacaaattaatttattactggAGGCTACCTTTATTCTATGAATTTACATTTTAGTTGTTGTAACAAAATAGTTCAGATATATGTATaaccttataaattataaaataatgttacagtATAAGccttgtaaaaaatatagaaaaggaATGAGTTTGTAGCCTTTTTTCCTTCTGAACACCTTTCGGTGAATGAAGTATCGCAGTTGAATAAAGAATTGAGCTGTTAACAGCGCTAGCTACTTTTTGCCCTTAGTGGCCTTCTCAGCAGCCTTGGTGACTTTACCACCACCAGCTTCCTTGAAGTTGACAGCCTTGATGACTCCAACAGCAACCGTCTGCCTCATGTCACGTACAGCAAAACGACCTAGAGGTGGGAATTCCTGGAAGGCCTCCACACAGAGGGGTTTCGAAGGTACGAGGTTTACGATGGCTGCATCACCAGATTTGATGGATTTAGGGTTATCTTCAGTGGATTTACCAGAACGACGGTCAACCTTTTCTTTAATTTCAGCGAACTTGCAGGCAATGTGAGCTGTGTGGCAATCAAGTACGGGTGTGTAGCCATTGGAGATTTGACCAGGGTGGTTGAGCACAATGACTTGTGCGGTGAAGTCAGCAGCTCCCTTAGGTGGGTTGTTCTTTGAGTCACCAGCGACATACCCACGACGCAATTCCTTAACAGATACGTTCTTGACGTTAAAACCAACATTGTCTCCGGGCACAGCCTCTTGGAGGGCTTCGTGGTGCATCTCCACGGACTTTACTTCAGTAGTGATGTTGGCGGGAGCGAAAACAACAATAGTACCGGGTTTGAGGACACCAGTTTCAACTCTGCCTACTGGCACTGTACCAATACCACCGATTTTGTAAACATCCTGCAAGGGAAGACGCAGGGCTTTGTCTGTGGGACGAGCTGGAGGAAGGATGGCATCCAAAGCCTCAATAAGGCATTTACCTTCAGCTTTGCCTTCTTTACGCTCCACTTGCCATCCCTTGAACCAGGGCATCTTGGTGGATGCCTCCAGCATGTTGTCTCCGTGCCAGCCAGAAATGGGTACGAAAGCGACGGCAGCTGGGTTGTAACCAATCTTTTTGATGTAAGAGGATACTTCTTTCTTGATTTCCTCGAAACGGGCTTCATTGTATGGGGGCTCAGTGGAGTCCATTTTGTTAACACCCACAATCAGCTGCTTGACACCAAGTGTGAAGGCGAGGAGAGCGTGCTCACGGGTTTGACCGTTCTTGGAGATACCAGCTTCAAACTCACCAGTACCGGCGGCGACGATGAGCACAGCGCAATCGGCTTGTGAAGTTCCGGTGATCATGTTCTTGATGAAATCTCTGTGACCGGGAGCGTCGATGATGGTGACGTAGTATTTGGCGGTCTCGAACTTCCACAGAGCAATATCGATGGTGATACCACGTTCACGCTCAGCCTTCAGTTTGTCCAACACCCAGGCATACTTGAAGGAACCCTTACCCATTTCCTGGGCTTCCTTCTCGAACTTCTCGATGGTACGTTTGTCGATACCACCGCATTTGTAAATCAAGTGACCGGTAGTGGTGGACTTGCCGGAGTCTACGTGTCCAATAACGACGATGTTAATGTGAATCTTTTCCTTGCCCATTTTTGGTTAGtctaaaaagaaagaaattacACAAGATTAGACTTATTGATTTGACAACGAAAACACGGATTTGCGATGCACTACTACAAGGTCATAGCCTCATGCACGGGTATTATATGCGACCGGCAATATGGCGGCCGCATGGTCGCCTCGCCCTATCTTGACACTTCACAATGGATGTCGGCCATTAAGgggataaaatatgtaaatcaaCGAATAAAGGAGCAAATTCAGATAGacgttgatttaaaaattattaaaacttaagtaAGCATATTATGAAAAGTTGGAAAGATATATCACAACCACGTGGTAACATGTGCCGGTCGGTATCGACATAATATGACGCGTAAGCAAGTGTTATTTTAAAGAAGGAATGAAATCAATTACAGACTAATAAAGAAACAATTGAATACTAATAgtttaaatgttataactatAACATATTTCTATTGAGACACAAAGAAAACTATGTTTTAGAATTACACCATAATAAAGGAAACtacataaactttaaaataacgaGGGTTATGAATTCAAAATGTATCTTAATACTAACacaatttttattgtaagaGAATACTATTTGCACTTGGGGATTTATCACTTCACTAAATTCTTCTGACACTCACCACGGATAGCGTGTATTATCCGAGAAAGACTCCAACAGAATGGACGAGAAATGGTTTTTCTTTCGGCTGGAAGGAAAGGGTCATAGTCACTTCCGCTGTTTAGTGTGGCTATCTAAAAAGTATTAAactcctttttaaaaaaaatacaagatctCAAAAGCtgaaactataattatattgaaatacttaCTACAAACACCAATTGCATtacctatattaataattaattaattaatgttggCTTAATTATCCTTACTGATATCGTAAATACGAAAGTgggtttgtttgtttatgtttcTCGTTTTATCTACTCAACcaatcgtcatgaaattttatataagtacatgTTGTCACGGATACGGAGAAAGACGGAATATCTAAAACGTTACCCCACCCTCACATGTGAAACTGTATGCATAAACTAGTgatttataatcaataatatataagtccTACATAAGTCATAGTGAAGCAGGGCAGTGTAATAAGTTTAAAgctaatatttaacattaatatttaaagacgCAGTGTCTTTgtggaaaataataattaaattatatttcgcaaaaataataaaatttctaaggTCTCATTAGTGGTCGTGGTGATCAATGAAAGGAtcaataattttactttgtgATAGGCCATTGTACAAGCCCGTTACTTCACGTACCCTCTCATCATATGTTTTATTGCAaagcagcaatgcttagtattgttgggtACTTATTCACCATATTTCCCCAGTTCCCAAGTTGGTAGCATATTGGCGATGCaaggggtggttaatattttttacattaccaatgtctataggcgttaatgactatttaccataaggtggcccactTGCTTATCAATGACTTATCTATGACtgattataaatcatataattatttttaatttttcatactcATATTTACGGTttagtttgtttataaatacatttttataaatgtttatgaatcttaatgtattttaaaattatagataccaaaatatttaaattattaagaagcAGCAATATAGTGAGGCGAAGTTGGATTGCAATACAAAAGATTGATTTCACGGCACGCACTTTTTGAGAAGTGCTTTGACAGACTTTTCGAATGTTTGTAGTACCTTCAACCAGGACTGGGCTAGCGTAGTGGCCACACTTTTCTCATATTACGAAGaggtatgtttttaaaaatgttgatattattattgtttagttaTTGTTGCTGTCGTGCCattgaaataactttttttctttttgtataaattgataataaattattcttaagaatataaaagtaaagtactTATGATGATTACAATTTGTATCTTTAAAAACGAAGTAGAATTCATAGtagcatatataaatataatatttaaatcattttgacATAAAGTTGACAAATCCTTTAAATCACCTTGTGTTCATTCTTATTTGATACTTACCCAAGTAAAGAAAtttacagatttaaaaaaatattgaattccATTCCTTATTCCTTTCATCACATCATACTTTGTACCTTATATTTTTTGCTGTGTTTACCCAGTAAGAACCTTACGTCATGTCATGGcggaaaagttttaataaatttaattcggttattataaattataaaatccgTGAAATAACTCAAAAtccgtaaaaaaattaataacaaaaaaattattgttgatTTAGATGTTTTAGTTTTCAATTTTCTGAAAAGCGATATTAAAGAAGTGGTACCATTTAGGATTATACCAATACagtttgtatttatatgaaatcattgctcatacaaaaaataaacataaaattggtGGATGTAGATGGATCCCTCTCTTTtttcagttaaaataaatattcaattaccatacaaagaaaacaattttcCTTCAAATAAATGATTCTGTTGTAGAATATGTGTTGCTGCCTTGGCCCTTCTAGCTTCGAAAACTTGTCTCTGGCTGGGATACTGAGACTCAGACTAAAAAAGGTTTATTGACTAAAGCCGTTCGTTAGCTTCTCATGTTGTCTATAATTTTTCAAGTAACATAAATTTgatcattatattttgtatcgacttaattttagttaagTCTTCATGGTGATAATTTCTTTTTCATTACAAAGTTCTTTTTTTGGACACCGGTTTTCTTGGACTTTTATAtgtcatttgtttatataatcttgACAATATATTAGTCagtcatttatttacatattatgtaagctAATTGGGCTATAGCTTTACATAGCATACGGTGAAAACTATATCAACATGCATTAAGTTAATCCATTTtcggttttctttaattaaatagaatactTATCAttgcataaatataattcagaaatataaataattcatcaatatttgtcaattattattaaaacctaattgaaattaaactaatgaaatataattgcaTAGTAAGCCAATATTTCCTTGATGAGGCTTTGAGGCTTGAGAGGCACATTTTTTGTAAACGATATGTATATGTTAAGTTTACATAGTTAAGatagaaaaatcttttaatatattgagtGCATTATTTCACTTGGAGAAATGATATTAATCAAACTAAGTTAtttggaaaatataataaaggatTCATCGTTGAATCTCCTTGAGTAAGATTCTTTTTTTCTAGCTGGAAACATTATACGTTTTTGACGTCACGACCTGTTttacgtttaaaaatttaagttgAGTAAAAGTTTTTTGACAATAATTGTATTgcgtaattattaaattattttagtcatAATGTTACCCCGACaatgatttttgtattaatttcaaccatttaatttaaaatactgtaatttaacattattaaaatcgaagcaataatttcgtatttttatactgattaagtattttttaactaGAACCGTCAATGACCAATTTACTACACCACGTGTGGACATGTGTCTGTCCTAGTCATTTGaaacataatcaaaatatgATTATGTTTTACATATCTAGTTTTAAAAGCATGATTAGGTATGATGgttattgcaaaataaaaatttaactgaTTTAATCGTCTAAAACTCATGTTaccctatttttttaaatatattttcttatctgATTATCGTTCGATTAATGATGCGCTAATaactgtgttttattttttaacattacactgagaaaatataattatagtaaaattataatatcctcTTAAGCCGCATCTAGTATCCTCATTTTACCTTGATCGTGcattattttcctttttaaaatattaaaaacgtaaaaagctttatgattttattacacTATTGTAGAAAGGAATACTaagatgtatttgtttttttatccaCCTACAAAgagtgtgtaattttttttattccagtGCATATTGATACTTAAACACACGGACTTGTTTATGTCTCTGTGGTAGGTTCATGATCTTGTGTCAAATTTGACGAACTATTAAGAATTGAAAATAGTAATGAATGTGGAAAATGTTTTTCCTTCTTAGGTATTTcctataaaacaattttgtagTATGTGGTCTCAAAATCAGTGTCCAAGTTCAAACTCTAGCAGTCAGTAAAATGAGTAGTTGATAGGGCTAGTTTTAGAAATCGAAGGAAGAATACATAAATTTTCAGCATGTTCAAAAGTCGTGGTGATagcaatattgtttataaatgtacTGTACGATTATTAGAAGATACTGAAATTTTAGAATGTGAATTTCACGTAAGCTTATAtacaaatcttatatatataaattttaaaacataggTTAGTTATTAaatcagaataaaaaaatatcagaaaataatatttgtgtgtAGATAAAATTATGATGAATTTCATAGTTTATAATAACACAAGCAAAAAGTATATCTTCAACATTTGCAtgtaaaacaaatcaaaaattTGTACTGCCCGTTTTTTATTGGAGctattttatctattaaaatttaaacaattattattgttatttacagCCAAGCTATAAAGGTAAATTTCTCTTAGAACATGTTTGCCAACAACTGAATCTGTCAGAGACAGACTATTTTGGACTGCGATATGTTGATGCTGGTGGTCAGAgggtatgtaaatattaatgaaactaaaaatataacaactaacattaaatttactaatttatgttttaatgatggtaaatatatttcagCATTGGCTGCACTTGgctaaattgatattaaaacaagtgaaaggtaattaaaatcaaattatttaaaatgtacatttttaataagcaattaatcctaaaaataataataatgtatcttTTTCAGATGCTTCaccaattttatttagttttcggGTGAAATTTTATCCACCAAATCCATTGCTATTAAAGGAAGATGTAACCAGATTCCAGATATATCTGCAGCTAAAGAGAGACCTTCTACATGGTCGCCTTTACTGCACATCAAATGAAGCTGCCATGCTTGGTGCACTTATTATACAGAGTAAGTATAGTTAATTCCTTACtgttaagtttattttcaattttttaatcaataatatatagttgGTGCAAAAGGTGGACTTAAAGCCTGGAAGCTTTCCCAATTACCTTTAggtaaattagaaatatatggAGGCAGTAC comes from the Nymphalis io chromosome 1, ilAglIoxx1.1, whole genome shotgun sequence genome and includes:
- the LOC126772682 gene encoding adenylate kinase isoenzyme 6 homolog, which encodes MKVIRRTQPNILITGTPGVGKSTISRLLSEKAKFSWREVSKLAEEYNCLDEYDPDYQCPFLNEDKLLDIMEGMMAKGGNIVDYHGCEFFPERWFDGVFVIRTNNTALYDRLSARGYTGKKLEDNIQCEIFETLLEEAQSSYKSEIVQQLQNNTEDQLHSNVNTIVEWIERWKEENI
- the LOC126772537 gene encoding elongation factor 1-alpha, coding for MGKEKIHINIVVIGHVDSGKSTTTGHLIYKCGGIDKRTIEKFEKEAQEMGKGSFKYAWVLDKLKAERERGITIDIALWKFETAKYYVTIIDAPGHRDFIKNMITGTSQADCAVLIVAAGTGEFEAGISKNGQTREHALLAFTLGVKQLIVGVNKMDSTEPPYNEARFEEIKKEVSSYIKKIGYNPAAVAFVPISGWHGDNMLEASTKMPWFKGWQVERKEGKAEGKCLIEALDAILPPARPTDKALRLPLQDVYKIGGIGTVPVGRVETGVLKPGTIVVFAPANITTEVKSVEMHHEALQEAVPGDNVGFNVKNVSVKELRRGYVAGDSKNNPPKGAADFTAQVIVLNHPGQISNGYTPVLDCHTAHIACKFAEIKEKVDRRSGKSTEDNPKSIKSGDAAIVNLVPSKPLCVEAFQEFPPLGRFAVRDMRQTVAVGVIKAVNFKEAGGGKVTKAAEKATKGKK